A genomic stretch from Erwinia sp. E_sp_B01_1 includes:
- a CDS encoding autotransporter assembly complex family protein — translation MLGLLAAAPAAQAATVRLQVTGLSGDLQKNVRARLSTISSDEISADGRFRARVSDAVKEGLKALGYYEPTIEFDLQPPPAGGKRPLLIAKVTAGEPVKLAGETVIIRGEARTDKDYQALVKAGKTHIGGILNHSDYDGFKSSLGNLALRKGYFDGDYAKSQLGVSVERREAFWDIDYDSGQRYRFGDVSFEGSQIREEYLQNLVPFKKGDYYSSRDLAELNRRLSATGWFNSVVVAPEFDKSRKNKILPLHGVVSPRTENTIETGVGYSTDVGPRVKATWKKPWVNSYGHSLTTSAYISAPEQQLNFSYKIPLLKNPVEQYYLLQGGLKRTDLNDTKADSSTLAASRYWESSTGWQRAINLRWSLDHFTQGNVTNTTMLLYPGVSINRTRSRGGLMPTWGDSQRYSLDVSDTTWGSDIDFAVVQAQNVWIRTLADKHRFVVRGNLGWIETNDFDKVPPDLRFFAGGDRSIRGYKYKGISPRDDDGKLTGASKLATGSLEYQYNVTGKWWGAVFIDSGEAVNDIKQDNFKTGAGFGVRWQSPVGPIKLDIARPVGDDEDRDIQFYIGLGPEL, via the coding sequence ATGTTAGGGCTTTTAGCTGCTGCACCGGCTGCCCAGGCGGCAACAGTGCGATTACAGGTCACAGGGTTATCCGGGGATTTACAAAAAAACGTGCGTGCACGCCTTTCTACCATCTCGTCCGATGAAATCTCGGCTGATGGTCGTTTTCGCGCGCGCGTCAGTGATGCCGTTAAAGAGGGGCTGAAAGCCTTAGGCTATTACGAACCGACCATTGAATTCGATCTTCAGCCTCCTCCTGCTGGCGGTAAAAGACCGCTGCTGATCGCGAAAGTGACGGCGGGTGAGCCGGTGAAACTGGCTGGCGAAACGGTGATCATTCGCGGCGAAGCCCGCACGGATAAGGATTATCAGGCGCTGGTCAAAGCAGGCAAAACCCATATCGGCGGCATACTGAACCACAGCGACTACGACGGCTTTAAAAGCTCCCTGGGCAACCTTGCGCTGCGCAAAGGCTACTTTGACGGGGACTATGCCAAAAGTCAGCTGGGCGTTTCTGTAGAGCGCCGTGAAGCCTTCTGGGATATAGATTACGACAGTGGCCAGCGCTACCGCTTTGGCGATGTCAGCTTTGAAGGCTCGCAAATTCGTGAAGAGTATCTGCAAAATCTGGTGCCCTTTAAAAAAGGCGATTATTACAGTTCACGCGATCTGGCTGAACTGAACCGCCGCCTCTCAGCCACCGGATGGTTTAACTCCGTGGTAGTGGCACCAGAGTTTGATAAATCCCGTAAAAACAAAATTCTGCCCCTGCACGGCGTGGTCAGTCCCCGCACCGAGAACACCATTGAAACGGGTGTGGGCTACTCTACGGATGTCGGGCCGCGCGTAAAAGCGACCTGGAAAAAACCCTGGGTTAACAGCTACGGCCACAGCCTGACGACCAGTGCTTACATCTCGGCGCCGGAGCAACAGCTGAACTTCAGCTATAAAATCCCACTGCTGAAAAATCCTGTTGAGCAGTATTACCTGCTGCAGGGTGGTCTGAAACGTACCGATCTCAATGATACCAAAGCGGATTCTTCAACGCTTGCGGCCTCCCGCTACTGGGAATCTTCAACCGGCTGGCAGCGCGCCATCAACCTGCGCTGGAGCCTCGATCACTTTACGCAGGGTAACGTCACCAATACCACCATGCTGCTTTACCCTGGCGTCAGCATAAACCGCACCCGTTCGCGCGGCGGCCTGATGCCGACCTGGGGCGATTCTCAGCGCTATTCTCTGGATGTTTCCGACACGACCTGGGGCTCCGATATCGACTTTGCGGTGGTTCAGGCTCAGAACGTCTGGATCCGGACCCTGGCGGATAAACACCGCTTTGTAGTGCGCGGTAACCTGGGCTGGATTGAAACCAATGACTTTGACAAAGTGCCGCCTGATTTGCGTTTCTTCGCCGGTGGCGATCGCAGCATCCGTGGCTACAAATACAAAGGCATTTCGCCTCGCGATGACGACGGCAAGCTGACCGGGGCCTCCAAGCTGGCCACCGGCTCGCTGGAGTATCAGTACAACGTCACCGGTAAATGGTGGGGGGCGGTCTTTATCGATTCCGGTGAAGCCGTGAACGATATCAAGCAGGATAACTTCAAAACCGGTGCCGGTTTTGGCGTGCGCTGGCAGTCACCGGTGGGGCCGATCAAACTGGATATAGCCCGCCCGGTGGGTGATGACGAAGATCGAGACATACAGTTTTATATCGGACTGGGGCCTGAACTATGA
- a CDS encoding translocation/assembly module TamB domain-containing protein, with translation MSRWKKVLIGILIFLLVLLGGIAFLTGTTTGLHLLLNGASRWVPGLEIKQVDGGWRNLTLKGVQYEMPGVSVNAGEFHLALQLGCLKNSAFCVNDLSLKDVNVVVDSKKMAPAAPAPVEEESSTGDLSTPYPITLRQLALHNITVKVDDTAISLADFTSGISWKERALTLNPTHIQGLLIALPKAAKVVDEQVVQPKVEQPKVAEPPLGETLKAMFAKPLLPDLPDFNMPLDVDVQQILGEQLRITGDTDIAITRLLVKAKTHDKLLHLETLDVDSPQGQLNAQGQATLTGSWPVDFTLNSALNIAPIKGEKIRMKVDGGLREQLNLGLNLSGPVRVQLDANTRLAEAGLPLSMNVESPQLRWPLTGDIQYQADNLNFSFKGKATDYVMSLKAGLKGQGIPPATLSLDGKGNVEQFSLDKLRLAALEGNTDLTALVDWSKAISWRSELTLSGINTAKQFPDWPAKLEGKITTRGSLYGGSWQMRVPELKLRGNVKQNAVTADGSLYGNSYNQWDIPGMKLVLGRNNINLKGSLGDKLNLDADIDAQHLDNALPGLGGVAKGTLKARGDLKTPQLLADLTATGLRWQALSIARLVLKGDVSSGEQIQGKLALRVDQLKQDALAISQLTLDASGSEKQHQLKLVVTGEPVSGQLALNGSFDRAEQRWKGSLNNTRFDTPVGEWRLTRAIALDYLNSKQTVSIGPHCWQNPNAELCVPQTIEAGPAGHAKVVLNRFDLAMAKPFLGDATRLSGVFTGDADVSWTADGGLPQGRVALKGNGVKVAQDVDGNTLPVAFDTLNLNAALRNGRAQLDWLIRIANNGQLDGSVQIADPEGKRTLSGNVNIARLSLALLNPALTKGEKVAGMLNTSLRLGGSLQKPQVFGNLGLTDVDVEGSFMPVDLTAARLNMVFNGMSSTLDGLIQTSKGQLTLSGGADWSVLDAWRARIAAKGNKIRVTVPPMVRMDVSPDLVFEATPQMFNLDGRVDIPWARINVQEVPESAVGVSSDEVLLDKDLKPIAPKSTAIPINSNLIIHVGDDVRLSAFGLKAKLNGDLKLVQDKRGLGLNGQINIPSGRFHAYGQDLIVRKGELQFAGPPDQPYLNIEAIRNPESTENDVTAGVRVTGLADEPKAEVFSDPAMSQQEALSYLLRGQGLDSNGSDSSAVTSALVGLGLAQSGQVVGKIGETFGVSNLALDTAGVGDSQQVQVSGYVLPGLQVKYGVGIFDSLATLTLRYRLMPKLYLEAVSGLDQALDLLYQFEF, from the coding sequence ATGAGTCGCTGGAAAAAGGTCCTTATTGGCATCCTGATTTTCCTGTTGGTGCTGCTGGGCGGTATCGCATTTTTAACAGGTACCACTACCGGGTTACACCTGCTGCTGAATGGCGCATCGCGCTGGGTTCCGGGGCTGGAAATCAAGCAGGTTGATGGCGGCTGGCGCAACCTCACGCTGAAAGGCGTGCAGTATGAAATGCCCGGCGTCTCGGTCAATGCCGGGGAGTTCCATCTTGCCTTACAGCTGGGCTGCCTGAAAAACAGCGCTTTCTGCGTCAACGACCTCTCACTGAAAGATGTGAATGTGGTGGTGGACAGTAAAAAGATGGCGCCTGCCGCGCCTGCCCCGGTTGAAGAGGAATCTTCAACCGGCGATCTCAGCACGCCTTACCCCATCACCCTTCGCCAGCTTGCGCTGCACAATATCACCGTAAAAGTTGACGACACGGCGATCTCCCTGGCGGATTTCACCTCCGGGATTAGCTGGAAAGAGCGCGCGCTGACGCTGAATCCGACCCATATTCAGGGGCTGCTGATTGCGCTGCCGAAAGCGGCAAAAGTGGTGGATGAGCAGGTGGTTCAGCCTAAAGTAGAGCAGCCGAAAGTTGCCGAACCTCCGTTGGGCGAAACGCTGAAGGCGATGTTTGCCAAACCGCTGCTGCCCGATCTGCCCGATTTCAATATGCCGCTGGATGTGGATGTTCAACAGATCCTCGGTGAGCAACTGCGCATTACGGGCGATACCGATATCGCCATCACGCGCCTGCTGGTGAAAGCGAAAACCCATGACAAGCTTCTGCATCTGGAAACGCTGGATGTGGACTCGCCGCAGGGGCAGCTCAATGCTCAGGGGCAGGCCACGCTGACCGGTAGCTGGCCGGTTGATTTCACGCTGAACAGCGCGCTGAATATCGCTCCGATCAAGGGCGAGAAGATCAGGATGAAAGTGGATGGAGGCCTGCGCGAGCAGCTTAACCTGGGGCTGAATCTCTCTGGTCCGGTGCGTGTGCAGTTGGATGCAAACACCCGACTGGCAGAGGCAGGCCTGCCGCTGTCGATGAATGTAGAAAGCCCGCAACTGCGCTGGCCGCTGACCGGTGATATTCAGTATCAGGCGGATAATCTGAACTTCAGCTTCAAGGGCAAGGCGACGGATTATGTGATGTCGCTGAAAGCCGGGCTGAAAGGGCAGGGTATCCCGCCCGCCACGCTGTCGCTGGACGGTAAAGGCAACGTTGAGCAATTCTCACTGGATAAGCTCCGGCTGGCGGCGCTTGAGGGGAATACTGACCTGACGGCGCTGGTGGACTGGAGCAAAGCCATCAGCTGGCGCAGCGAGCTGACGCTGTCCGGCATCAATACCGCGAAGCAGTTCCCGGACTGGCCAGCGAAGCTGGAAGGTAAAATCACCACACGCGGTAGCCTGTATGGCGGTAGCTGGCAGATGCGGGTACCGGAGCTGAAACTTCGTGGCAACGTGAAGCAGAATGCCGTCACCGCCGACGGTTCGCTCTATGGTAACAGCTACAATCAGTGGGATATCCCTGGTATGAAACTGGTGCTGGGCCGCAACAACATCAACCTGAAAGGATCGCTGGGCGACAAGCTCAACCTGGATGCTGATATTGATGCCCAGCATCTGGACAATGCTCTGCCGGGCCTGGGTGGCGTGGCAAAAGGCACCCTTAAAGCACGGGGCGATTTGAAAACGCCACAGCTACTGGCCGATCTTACCGCGACCGGGCTTCGCTGGCAGGCGCTGAGCATTGCCCGTCTGGTGCTGAAAGGGGATGTCAGCTCCGGCGAGCAGATTCAGGGCAAGCTGGCCCTGCGTGTGGATCAGTTAAAACAGGATGCCCTGGCGATTTCCCAACTGACGCTGGATGCCAGCGGCAGTGAGAAACAGCATCAGCTGAAGCTGGTGGTCACGGGTGAGCCCGTCTCTGGCCAGCTTGCGTTGAACGGCAGCTTTGATCGTGCAGAACAGCGCTGGAAAGGCTCGCTGAACAATACCCGCTTCGACACGCCAGTTGGCGAATGGCGGCTGACCCGGGCGATAGCGTTGGATTACCTCAACAGCAAGCAGACGGTCAGCATTGGGCCGCACTGCTGGCAGAACCCCAACGCTGAGCTTTGTGTTCCGCAAACTATTGAGGCTGGCCCGGCCGGTCATGCGAAAGTGGTGCTTAACCGCTTCGATTTAGCGATGGCTAAACCTTTCCTTGGCGACGCGACCAGACTCAGCGGCGTGTTTACTGGCGATGCCGATGTCAGCTGGACGGCAGACGGCGGTTTACCTCAGGGCCGTGTGGCGCTGAAGGGCAACGGCGTCAAAGTTGCGCAGGATGTGGACGGCAATACCTTGCCCGTGGCTTTTGATACGCTGAACCTCAATGCTGCGTTGCGTAATGGACGCGCTCAGCTGGACTGGCTGATTCGCATCGCCAATAACGGCCAGCTGGATGGCAGCGTGCAGATTGCCGATCCCGAGGGCAAACGCACGCTGTCGGGTAATGTGAATATTGCGCGGCTGTCGCTGGCGTTACTGAATCCGGCTTTGACGAAGGGTGAAAAGGTTGCCGGAATGCTTAATACCAGCCTGCGCCTGGGCGGCAGCCTGCAAAAACCGCAGGTCTTCGGTAATTTGGGTCTGACTGATGTCGACGTTGAAGGCAGCTTCATGCCGGTCGATCTCACGGCCGCCAGGCTGAATATGGTCTTTAACGGCATGAGTTCCACCCTGGACGGGCTTATCCAGACGTCTAAAGGGCAGCTTACGCTGAGCGGCGGAGCCGACTGGAGCGTGCTGGATGCCTGGCGTGCCCGGATCGCGGCGAAAGGCAATAAAATCCGCGTCACCGTGCCACCTATGGTGCGTATGGACGTCTCTCCGGATCTGGTGTTTGAAGCCACGCCGCAGATGTTCAACCTGGACGGGCGCGTGGATATTCCCTGGGCGCGTATCAACGTGCAGGAAGTGCCAGAGAGTGCCGTCGGCGTGTCGTCTGATGAAGTGTTGCTGGATAAAGACCTTAAGCCAATAGCACCAAAATCCACGGCTATCCCGATCAACAGCAATCTGATTATTCATGTTGGCGACGATGTGCGTCTCAGCGCCTTTGGTCTGAAAGCCAAACTCAACGGCGATCTGAAGCTGGTGCAGGATAAGCGCGGTCTGGGCCTTAATGGCCAGATCAATATTCCGTCGGGCCGCTTCCATGCCTATGGTCAGGATCTGATCGTTCGCAAAGGCGAACTGCAATTTGCCGGGCCGCCGGACCAGCCTTATCTGAATATTGAGGCGATACGTAACCCGGAATCGACCGAAAATGACGTTACTGCCGGTGTTCGCGTTACCGGACTGGCCGATGAACCTAAAGCAGAAGTGTTCTCCGATCCGGCGATGTCGCAGCAGGAAGCCTTATCTTACCTGCTTCGCGGCCAGGGGCTGGACTCAAATGGCAGCGACAGCAGTGCAGTAACCTCTGCTTTAGTAGGATTGGGGCTTGCACAAAGTGGGCAGGTTGTGGGTAAAATCGGGGAGACCTTTGGCGTGAGTAACCTGGCCCTGGACACGGCTGGCGTCGGTGACAGTCAGCAGGTGCAGGTCAGTGGCTACGTTCTGCCAGGTCTACAGGTAAAATACGGTGTTGGCATATTTGATTCACTGGCGACCTTAACCTTACGTTATCGCCTGATGCCCAAGCTCTATTTGGAAGCGGTGTCTGGTCTCGACCAGGCCCTGGATTTGCTCTATCAGTTTGAGTTCTAG
- a CDS encoding gamma-glutamylcyclotransferase, which produces MRIIVYGTLRRKQGNSHWMTNGQWLGDHLIDGYELYSLGLYPGVIAGNGQVFCEVYRIDASTLGELDALRTKGGEYKRQLMQTPYGSAWLYVYQRSVEGKTRIVSGDWLQRNVTEPT; this is translated from the coding sequence ATGCGAATAATTGTCTATGGCACCTTAAGACGTAAGCAAGGCAACAGTCATTGGATGACCAACGGGCAGTGGCTGGGCGATCATCTGATCGACGGTTATGAGCTTTACAGTTTGGGCCTTTACCCCGGCGTGATCGCGGGTAACGGGCAGGTGTTTTGTGAAGTTTACCGCATTGATGCTTCCACTCTGGGGGAGCTTGATGCGCTCAGAACGAAAGGTGGGGAATATAAACGTCAGCTGATGCAAACGCCTTACGGCAGCGCATGGCTTTACGTTTATCAGCGTTCGGTAGAGGGAAAAACGCGGATCGTCAGCGGCGACTGGCTGCAGCGGAATGTAACCGAACCCACCTGA
- the ppa gene encoding inorganic diphosphatase produces MSLNQVPAGKDLPEDIYVVIEIPANADPIKYEVDKDSGTLFVDRFMSTAMFYPCNYGYINHTLSLDGDPVDVLVPTPYPLQAGSVIRCRPVGVLKMTDEAGEDAKLVAVPHSKLTKEYDHIKDVNDLPELLRAQITHFFEQYKALEKGKWVKVEGWDNAEAAKAEIVSSFERAAKK; encoded by the coding sequence ATGAGTTTGAACCAGGTTCCAGCGGGTAAAGACCTGCCAGAAGATATCTACGTTGTTATCGAGATTCCGGCCAATGCCGATCCAATCAAATATGAAGTGGATAAAGATTCAGGCACCCTGTTTGTTGACCGCTTCATGTCTACCGCGATGTTCTATCCGTGCAACTACGGTTACATCAACCACACCTTGTCTTTAGACGGTGACCCGGTAGACGTGCTGGTCCCAACCCCGTATCCGCTGCAGGCAGGCTCAGTCATTCGTTGCCGTCCGGTTGGCGTGCTGAAAATGACCGACGAAGCTGGTGAAGATGCCAAACTGGTTGCCGTTCCGCACAGCAAACTGACCAAAGAGTACGATCACATCAAAGATGTGAACGACCTGCCAGAACTGCTGCGTGCGCAGATCACTCACTTCTTCGAGCAGTATAAAGCGCTGGAAAAAGGCAAATGGGTGAAAGTGGAAGGCTGGGACAACGCTGAAGCGGCTAAAGCTGAAATCGTCTCCTCTTTCGAACGCGCTGCGAAGAAATAA
- a CDS encoding methyl-accepting chemotaxis protein, with amino-acid sequence MLTKISIRTGLLVLLALMTLMLLMVSVMGIVAINKGNKSLDVVNRIQGIELNSLFLANNNLLRARTSAALSVRKIEIGLLDEGSAITARSAKYIETSHKELKRFVDAGTVTAHGKTLADAIVTSYEHYLSEGINPMMEALQKQYTDEYYQVLEGKLTPLNAAFSKAVEDFNLYATQVTDAQLKEATRNERVLTMLIVFCGILTVILLTLSWMLLRAILLKPLESAIEHLEFVAAGDLTQALPEGGNNELGRLNNALAEMQTSLQLSVSRVRDASLQIDTGSRELSSGNLNLSQRTEESAASLEQTAASMEQLTATVKLNAENASQAHQLARSVSDSADKGSEVVSYVMEKMQEISSSSKRIGDILGVIDGIAFQTNILALNASVEAARAGEQGKGFAVVASEVRNLAQRSATAAKEIRELIAESQHRVSEGSQMATRAGETMDEIATEVMRVTTLMKEISSASQEQSRGIEQVNLAVTQMDEVAQQNAALVEQATAATQSLEEQSQQLVQSMAVFKLSHA; translated from the coding sequence ATGCTTACAAAAATTTCAATACGAACCGGGTTATTAGTTTTATTAGCGCTTATGACGCTGATGCTGTTAATGGTCAGCGTAATGGGCATTGTCGCCATCAACAAAGGAAACAAGTCGCTGGATGTGGTGAACCGTATTCAGGGAATTGAGCTGAACAGCCTGTTTCTGGCTAACAACAATTTACTGCGCGCCCGTACCTCGGCGGCTTTATCGGTGAGAAAAATAGAAATTGGCCTGCTTGATGAGGGCAGCGCTATCACCGCACGGTCCGCCAAATATATTGAAACCTCACACAAAGAACTGAAAAGATTTGTGGACGCCGGGACGGTTACCGCCCACGGTAAAACCCTGGCAGACGCCATAGTCACCAGCTATGAACACTACCTGTCAGAGGGCATTAATCCGATGATGGAAGCCCTGCAAAAACAGTACACTGATGAATATTACCAGGTGCTTGAAGGCAAACTGACGCCACTGAATGCCGCGTTTTCAAAGGCGGTGGAAGATTTTAATCTGTATGCCACTCAGGTAACGGATGCCCAGCTCAAAGAGGCCACCAGAAATGAGCGGGTTCTGACCATGCTGATCGTTTTTTGCGGCATCCTGACCGTGATCCTGCTGACTCTCTCCTGGATGCTGTTGCGGGCCATTCTGCTTAAACCGCTGGAGTCAGCCATTGAGCATCTGGAATTTGTTGCGGCGGGCGATCTGACTCAGGCGCTGCCGGAAGGCGGCAACAACGAGCTTGGCCGCCTGAATAACGCCCTGGCTGAAATGCAGACTTCGTTACAGCTTTCGGTCAGCCGGGTGCGGGATGCCAGCCTGCAGATCGACACGGGCAGTCGGGAACTCTCCTCCGGGAATCTCAATCTCTCGCAGCGTACCGAAGAATCTGCCGCTTCTCTGGAGCAGACGGCAGCAAGTATGGAACAACTCACGGCCACCGTTAAGCTCAATGCAGAGAATGCCAGCCAGGCCCACCAGCTTGCCCGTTCGGTCTCAGACAGCGCCGACAAAGGCAGTGAAGTGGTCAGCTATGTGATGGAGAAGATGCAGGAAATTTCCAGCAGTTCAAAACGCATTGGCGACATTCTTGGGGTGATTGACGGCATCGCTTTCCAGACCAATATCCTTGCGCTGAATGCTTCAGTGGAAGCCGCTCGCGCAGGTGAACAGGGCAAAGGCTTTGCGGTGGTGGCCAGCGAGGTTCGCAACCTGGCGCAGCGCAGCGCTACAGCGGCAAAAGAGATCCGCGAGCTGATTGCCGAGTCACAACACCGGGTCAGTGAAGGCTCGCAGATGGCGACCCGAGCCGGAGAGACGATGGACGAAATTGCTACGGAAGTGATGCGGGTGACCACGCTGATGAAGGAGATCTCCAGCGCTTCCCAGGAGCAGAGCCGTGGCATTGAACAGGTGAATCTGGCCGTGACGCAGATGGATGAGGTTGCCCAGCAAAACGCCGCGCTGGTGGAGCAGGCTACCGCGGCTACCCAATCGCTGGAGGAGCAGTCTCAGCAACTGGTGCAGTCGATGGCGGTGTTTAAACTCAGCCATGCCTGA
- the fbp gene encoding class 1 fructose-bisphosphatase: MKTLGEFIVEKQHDFPHATGELTALISAIKLGAKIIHRDINKAGLVDILGASGAENIQGEQQMKLDLFANEKLKAALKARGIVAGIASEEEDEIVIFEGVENGKYVVLMDPLDGSSNIDVNVSVGTIFSIYRRITPAGTPVTEEDFLQPGNQQVAAGYVVYGSSTMLVYTTGCGVHAFTYDPSLGVFCLSAEKMEFPETGYTYSINEGNYIRFPQGVKKYLKFCQEEDQPTHRPYTSRYIGSLVADFHRNLLKGGIYLYPSTASHPQGKLRLLYECNPMAFLAEQAGGKASDGKNRILDLTPETLHQRSPFFVGNTDMVNDQERFLREYPDA; the protein is encoded by the coding sequence ATGAAAACGTTAGGCGAATTCATCGTCGAGAAGCAACACGACTTTCCTCACGCCACAGGTGAACTGACGGCGCTGATTTCAGCCATCAAGCTGGGCGCGAAGATTATTCACCGCGATATCAACAAAGCCGGACTGGTGGATATTCTTGGCGCCAGCGGCGCAGAGAACATTCAGGGCGAGCAGCAGATGAAGCTCGATCTGTTTGCCAATGAGAAACTTAAAGCAGCATTGAAAGCGCGCGGGATTGTTGCCGGTATCGCCTCTGAAGAAGAAGATGAAATTGTGATCTTCGAAGGGGTGGAAAACGGTAAATATGTGGTGTTGATGGATCCGCTGGACGGCTCGTCGAACATTGACGTTAACGTCTCTGTTGGCACCATCTTCTCCATTTACCGCCGCATTACCCCGGCCGGTACCCCCGTGACTGAGGAAGACTTCCTGCAGCCGGGTAACCAGCAGGTTGCTGCCGGTTACGTGGTTTATGGCTCCTCCACCATGCTGGTTTACACCACCGGATGTGGCGTGCACGCCTTTACTTACGATCCGTCACTGGGTGTCTTCTGCCTCAGCGCGGAAAAAATGGAGTTCCCGGAGACGGGCTATACCTACTCCATTAACGAAGGAAACTATATTCGTTTCCCTCAGGGCGTGAAAAAGTATCTGAAGTTCTGTCAGGAAGAAGACCAGCCTACCCATCGCCCTTATACCTCGCGTTATATCGGCTCGCTGGTAGCGGACTTCCACCGTAACCTGCTGAAAGGCGGCATCTACCTCTACCCAAGCACCGCAAGTCACCCACAGGGCAAACTGCGTCTGCTGTATGAGTGCAACCCGATGGCCTTCCTGGCCGAGCAGGCAGGCGGTAAAGCCAGCGACGGTAAAAACCGTATTCTGGATCTGACGCCAGAAACGCTGCACCAGCGTTCTCCGTTCTTTGTCGGCAATACCGACATGGTGAACGATCAGGAGCGTTTCCTGCGCGAATATCCGGACGCGTAA
- the mpl gene encoding UDP-N-acetylmuramate:L-alanyl-gamma-D-glutamyl-meso-diaminopimelate ligase, translating into MRIHILGICGTFMGGLAVLARALGHEVTGSDANVYPPMSTLLEQQGIDLIQGYDASQLDPAPDLVIIGNAMTRGNACVEAVLERNIPYLSGPQWLHDFVLRDRWVIAVAGTHGKTTTAGMAAWILQACGLEPGFVIGGVPGNFDVSATLGKSPFFVIEADEYDCAFFDKRSKFVHYCPRTLILNNLEFDHADIFDDLRAIQRQFHHLVRIVPGQGKILLPEHDSNIRQVLSMGCWSEQESVGEHGRWQAKKLTPDASRWEAWLDGELVAEVNWALVGEHNMHNGMMAIAAARHVGIKPEDAGLALNDFINARRRLELRGEANGVKVYDDFAHHPTAILATMTALRSKVGGTARILAVLEPRSNTMKMGISKDDLAPALARADEVFLLQPHHIPWQVSEVADACVQPAHWSAEVDTLVEMIAKTAHPGDTILVMSNGGFGGIHQKLLDRLAK; encoded by the coding sequence ATGCGTATTCACATCCTGGGAATCTGTGGCACTTTCATGGGCGGACTGGCCGTGCTGGCCCGCGCCTTAGGCCATGAGGTCACCGGCTCTGACGCCAATGTTTACCCTCCGATGAGCACCCTGCTTGAACAGCAAGGTATTGATCTGATTCAGGGTTATGATGCTTCCCAGCTCGATCCTGCCCCCGATCTGGTGATCATCGGAAACGCCATGACCCGTGGCAACGCCTGCGTGGAAGCGGTGCTTGAACGTAACATTCCTTACCTGTCTGGCCCGCAATGGCTGCATGATTTCGTGCTGCGCGATCGCTGGGTGATTGCCGTAGCCGGTACGCATGGAAAAACCACCACGGCGGGGATGGCGGCATGGATTTTACAGGCGTGTGGCCTTGAACCTGGCTTTGTGATCGGCGGCGTGCCCGGCAATTTCGACGTCTCGGCAACTTTAGGAAAAAGCCCATTCTTCGTGATCGAAGCGGACGAATATGACTGTGCTTTCTTCGACAAGCGCTCCAAATTCGTGCATTACTGCCCGCGCACCCTGATCCTCAATAACCTTGAGTTCGATCACGCCGATATCTTTGACGACCTGCGTGCCATTCAGCGCCAGTTCCATCACCTGGTCCGTATCGTGCCGGGGCAGGGGAAAATCCTGCTGCCGGAGCACGACTCGAACATCAGGCAGGTCCTGTCGATGGGCTGCTGGAGCGAGCAGGAAAGCGTCGGGGAACACGGACGCTGGCAGGCGAAGAAACTGACACCGGATGCCTCACGCTGGGAAGCCTGGCTGGACGGTGAGCTGGTGGCAGAAGTGAACTGGGCGCTGGTGGGCGAGCACAACATGCACAATGGCATGATGGCCATTGCTGCCGCCCGTCACGTTGGCATTAAGCCGGAAGATGCGGGCCTGGCGCTGAATGATTTTATCAACGCCCGCCGTCGTCTTGAGTTACGCGGTGAAGCCAATGGCGTGAAGGTCTATGACGACTTCGCCCACCATCCCACCGCGATCCTGGCAACGATGACCGCGCTCCGTAGCAAGGTTGGCGGCACGGCCCGTATTCTTGCGGTACTGGAGCCCCGTTCCAATACCATGAAGATGGGCATCAGTAAGGACGATCTGGCGCCGGCCCTGGCGCGGGCAGATGAAGTCTTCCTGCTACAGCCTCACCATATTCCGTGGCAGGTGTCTGAAGTGGCGGATGCCTGTGTGCAACCGGCACACTGGAGTGCAGAAGTGGATACGCTGGTGGAGATGATTGCCAAAACCGCGCATCCGGGCGATACCATTCTGGTGATGAGCAACGGCGGGTTTGGTGGTATTCATCAAAAGCTGCTGGACAGGCTGGCGAAGTAA
- the yjgA gene encoding ribosome biogenesis factor YjgA: protein MTKQPDDWLDDVPDNEEEEDEEIIWVSKSEIKRDAEELKRLGGELVELGKNSLDKIPLDEDLRAAIELAQKIKKEGRRRQMQLIGKMLRSRDEDPIRQALDKLKNRHNQQVALFHKLEVLRDRLVNVGDDAVPDVLALYPQADRQQLRSMIRNAQKEKATNKPPKSARQIFQYLRELAEA from the coding sequence ATGACCAAACAGCCTGATGACTGGCTTGATGATGTACCAGATAACGAAGAAGAAGAAGACGAAGAGATTATCTGGGTCAGTAAAAGTGAAATTAAACGTGACGCCGAGGAGCTCAAGCGCCTGGGTGGAGAGCTGGTAGAGTTAGGTAAAAACTCGCTGGATAAAATCCCGCTGGATGAAGATTTGCGTGCCGCTATTGAGCTGGCGCAGAAGATCAAGAAAGAGGGCCGTCGCCGTCAGATGCAGCTGATCGGTAAGATGCTGCGCTCACGCGATGAAGATCCGATTCGTCAGGCACTGGATAAGCTAAAGAACCGTCACAACCAGCAGGTTGCGCTGTTCCATAAGCTCGAAGTGCTGCGCGATCGTCTGGTAAATGTGGGCGATGATGCGGTACCGGACGTGCTGGCGTTATATCCTCAGGCAGATCGCCAGCAGTTGCGCTCCATGATCCGCAACGCGCAGAAAGAGAAAGCGACCAACAAGCCACCAAAATCTGCCCGCCAGATTTTTCAGTATCTGCGCGAACTCGCAGAGGCCTGA